A genomic window from Silene latifolia isolate original U9 population chromosome Y, ASM4854445v1, whole genome shotgun sequence includes:
- the LOC141632354 gene encoding NAC domain-containing protein 76-like, with product MEGWDSSYHVYNENNGVNSMVDPIFVPRHSQTTSFFTKNNNNLLCKQELESEALANFMRSTSLVDNFLQLPQLESPPQLPSLTRVSLSFVSLVSQNTNNYHSNPNKVTDWRDLDKFVASQLSHHQDPNELLGNQGNNDHRNRGHGKGVASSFNYDHEESCSTDIEAILMMHMEVLEEENMS from the coding sequence ATGGAAGGGTGGGATTCAAGCTATCATGTATACAACGAAAACAATGGAGTAAATTCAATGGTAGATCCAATATTTGTTCCAAGACATTCTCAAACAACAAGCTTCTTTACAAAGAACAACAATAACTTGTTATGCAAGCAAGAGTTAGAATCCGAAGCATTGGCtaatttcatgcgttcaacctCGTTAGTTGATAACTTCCTACAACTCCCTCAACTAGAAAGCCCTCCTCAACTCCCTTCCTTGACTAGGGTTTCGTTGAGTTTCGTCTCATTAGTATCTCAAAACACCAACAATTATCATAGTAACCCTAATAAGGTGACAGATTGGAGAGACTTGGACAAGTTTGTTGCTTCACAACTAAGTCATCATCAAGACCCTAATGAATTACTTGGTAATCAAGGTAATAATGATCACAGAAATCGCGGTCATGGTAAAGGTGTGGCTTCGAGTTTTAATTATGATCATGAAGAGAGTTGTAGTACTGATATTGAAGCCATATTGATGATGCATATGGAAGTATTGGAAGAGGAGAATATGAGCTAA
- the LOC141632352 gene encoding secreted RxLR effector protein 161-like has product MENCEVAITPMNINEKLQKQDVTGPADESLFRSIVGGLNYLTHTRPDIAFSVSKVSRFLHCPTKQHLGASKRILRYVAGTAYKGIHYDMSSRFSLIGYTDSDWAGDLDDRKSTSGSVFLLGSGAVTWSSKKQDIVALSSTEAEYVASGAAGRQAVWLRKLLADLGSVQENATILRCDNKSAISMTKNPAYHARTKHIEVSHHFIRGLVSSGKVELQFCGTDQNVDLFTKSLPQAKHQLFMERIGVHDI; this is encoded by the coding sequence ATGGAAAACTGTGAAGTAGCAATAACACCCATGAACATAAATGAGAAATTGCAGAAGCAAGATGTCACTGGGCCTGCAGATGAGAGTTTATTTAGAAGTATTGTAGGAGGTCTGAATTATCTTACTCACACGAGACCTGACATTGCATTCAGTGTGAGTAAGGTTTCTAGATTCCTGCATTGTCCAACCAAGCAACATTTGGGAGCATCCAAAAGAATACTCAGGTATGTGGCTGGAACTGCATACAAAGGAATTCATTATGATATGTCTAGCAGGTTTAGTTTGATTGGATACACAGATAGTGACTGGGCAGGAGATCTGGATGACAGAAAAAGCACATCTGGGTCAGTATTTTTGCTTGGGTCAGGGGCTGTGACATGGAGTTCAAAGAAGCAGGATATTGTTGCACTGTCATCAACTGAAGCAGAATATGTTGCCTCAGGTGCAGCAGGAAGACAAGCAGTTTGGTTAAGGAAATTGCTGGCTGATTTGGGAAGTGTGCAGGAGAATGCTACAATTCTGCGGTGTGACAACAAGTCTGCAATCTCTATGACAAAGAATCCTGCATACCATGCCAGGACTAAGCATATTGAAGTTAGCCATCACTTCATTAGAGGGCTGGTCAGTTCAGGAAAAGTTGAGTTACAATTCTGTGGCACTGATCAGAATGTTGATCTATTCACCAAAAGTTTACCACAGGCCAAGCATCAACTGTTCATGGAAAGAATTGGAGTTCATGACATTTGA
- the LOC141632351 gene encoding uncharacterized protein LOC141632351, giving the protein MTDPESPDSWETFSENSIDYNPLFETTIDFETHDDAFNWANKVAFENGFALVKANNGAKNGKKNGFLASYFRCKRHGLPTRSDDLEKPRMSQKCSCKFRIRAVQNFVSKNDQVTIVWNIVTSEGGGLHNHNVVVYTDGDLYFAELDAEEKAYVRQQTMTGVLTRDIKNSLHLKTPEKPQPSSTQLYNETRKIRKEVRGERNTAQQMLALAVEAKYVQWHEINSETKDLTHIFMAHSDSVSCSGSGLSLRGYHGFDI; this is encoded by the exons atgACGGATCCCGAATCACCG GATTCGTGGGAGACTTTTAGCGAGAATTCAATTGATTATAACCCGTTGTTCGAGACTACTATAGATTTCGAAACGCATGACGATGCTTTCAATTGGGCTAATAAAGTTGCATTCGAGAATGGGtttgctttggttaaagcaaataaTGGAGCTAAAAACGGAAAAAAGAACGGGTTTTTGGCAAGTTATTTTCGATGTAAAAGACATGGGTTACCAACCCGATCAGATGATCTTGAAAAGCCAAGGATGTCGCAGAAGTGTTCATGCAAGTTTCGTATTCGTGCCGTTCAAAATTTCGTGTCAAAAAATGATCAAGTGACGATAGTGTGGAACATTGTAACCTCCGAGGGTGGTGGACTACACAACCACAATGTAGTCGTTTATACGGACGGGGATCTGTACTTTGCGGAATTGGACGCGGAAGAGAAGGCATATGTTAGGCAACAAACTATGACCGGGGTTCTAACGAGGGATATTAAAAATTCTCTTCATTTGAAAACCCCAGAAAAACCTCAACCGTCAAGCACCCAGCTATATAatgaaacaaggaaaattaggAAAGAAGTTAGGGGTGAAAGAAACACCGCTCAGCAAATGTTGGCTCTAGCGGTAGAAGCGAAATACGTCCAATGGCATGAGATTAATTCCGAGACAAAAGATTTGACTCATATTTTCATGGCACATTCTGATTCCGTGAGTTGTTCTGGTTCGGGCTTATCCTTACGTGGTTATCATGGATTCGACATATAA